In the genome of Dermacentor andersoni chromosome 3, qqDerAnde1_hic_scaffold, whole genome shotgun sequence, one region contains:
- the LOC126539210 gene encoding uncharacterized protein isoform X2, whose protein sequence is MTSLFGVLLLVTASLCSALIEVRGEGPGGVSAPASSSSKGARTLDKLSGGEYIRGLGGRRRLDKISGGELLRSADDAELLRELVLPYALRGVPASSHGSGSPRGLDKIGGGEYIRTAGAFPPGASPAKRFDSLSGLTFGGDQGGLHKRGYGHGEFDEIDHAGWPGFYKRNFDEIDRTGFEGFYKRSAREE, encoded by the exons gAGGTGCGTGGTGAGGGGCCAGGAGGCGTCTCGGCTCCTGCGTCGTCTTCGTCCAAGGGAGCTCGCACGCTGGACAAGTTGAGCGGCGGCGAGTACATCCGCGGTTTGGGCGGCCGCCGGCGGCTCGACAAAATCAGCGGCGGCGAGCTGCTGCGTTCGGCCGACGACGCCGAGCTCCTGCGCGAGCTCGTGCTTCCCTACGCACTGCGAGGAGTGCCTGCCTCGTCGCACGGCTCGGGGTCTCCCCGAGGCCTGGACAAGATCGGCGGGGGCGAGTACATCCGCACGGCTGGGGCTTTTCCGCCTGGCGCTTCGCCGGCAAAAAG GTTCGACTCCCTAAGCGGTCTGACGTTCGGCGGGGACCAGGGTGGCCTGCACAAGCGTGGCTACGGCCACGGCGAGTTCGACGAGATCGACCACGCCGGATGGCCGGGCTTCTACAAGCGCAACTTCGACGAGATCGATCGGACCGGTTTCGAGGGCTTCTACAAGCGCTCGGCCCGGGAAGAGTGA
- the LOC126539210 gene encoding uncharacterized protein isoform X1, giving the protein MTSLFGVLLLVTASLCSALIEVRGEGPGGVSAPASSSSKGARTLDKLSGGEYIRGLGGRRRLDKISGGELLRSADDAELLRELVLPYALRGVPASSHGSGSPRGLDKIGGGEYIRTAGAFPPGASPAKRQAAFDSLSGLTFGGDQGGLHKRGYGHGEFDEIDHAGWPGFYKRNFDEIDRTGFEGFYKRSAREE; this is encoded by the exons gAGGTGCGTGGTGAGGGGCCAGGAGGCGTCTCGGCTCCTGCGTCGTCTTCGTCCAAGGGAGCTCGCACGCTGGACAAGTTGAGCGGCGGCGAGTACATCCGCGGTTTGGGCGGCCGCCGGCGGCTCGACAAAATCAGCGGCGGCGAGCTGCTGCGTTCGGCCGACGACGCCGAGCTCCTGCGCGAGCTCGTGCTTCCCTACGCACTGCGAGGAGTGCCTGCCTCGTCGCACGGCTCGGGGTCTCCCCGAGGCCTGGACAAGATCGGCGGGGGCGAGTACATCCGCACGGCTGGGGCTTTTCCGCCTGGCGCTTCGCCGGCAAAAAGGCAAGCTGC GTTCGACTCCCTAAGCGGTCTGACGTTCGGCGGGGACCAGGGTGGCCTGCACAAGCGTGGCTACGGCCACGGCGAGTTCGACGAGATCGACCACGCCGGATGGCCGGGCTTCTACAAGCGCAACTTCGACGAGATCGATCGGACCGGTTTCGAGGGCTTCTACAAGCGCTCGGCCCGGGAAGAGTGA